Within Eggerthella timonensis, the genomic segment GAAGCCGGAGCGTTCGCCATCGTCGTGGGCACCGCCATCACGCACCCCCAGTCCATCACCTCCTGGTTCGCCAACGCCATCGCGTAGAACCACCGTGAGACGGAGGGACGCGTGAGACAAGGGGGACGGGGATAATGTCTCATTCGTGAAATGAGACATTATCCCCGTCCCTCTGTCTCCTCTTATCTCAATTCACGTGGGCATCGGCGGCGACGCGGGCTTCAGGGTCGTGGAGGACCGCGCGGTCGAAGTTGCCGGTGACGTGCGAGGCGGTGATGCCGGCCACCAAGGAGTCGTTCACGTTGAGCGCGGTGCGTCCCATGTCGATGAGCGGCTCGACCGATGCGAGCACGGCCACCACCTCGATGGGCAGCCCCATCGTCCCCAGCACGATGAGCGAGGCGAACGTTGCGCCGCCGCCTACGCCGGCCACGCCGAACGAGCTGATGGCAACCACGGCGATGAGCGGCACGAAGAAGGCGGGCGACAGCACGTCGATGCCCACCGTCGGTGCCACGATGGTGGCGAGCATCGCCGGGTACACGCCCGCGCATCCGTTCTGCCCGATCGACATGCCGAAGCTGGCCGCGAGGTTGGCCGAGGCGCCGTCCACGCCGAGGGCGCGATGCTGCGTCTCGATGTTGAGCGGCAGCGCGCCCGCGCTCGAACGCGAGACGAACGCGAAGCTGAGCACGGGAAACACCTTCTTGAAGTACGTCACTGGGTTCACACGGTTCGCCAGCAGAACGAGGCAGTGCACCCCGAGCACCGTCAGCAGCGCGCCGTACGACACGAGCACGAACTTCCCCAGACCGAGTATTGCCTGGTAGTCGCTCGTGGCCATCACCTTCGCGATGAGCGCGAGGATGCCGTAGGGCGTGAGCCCCAGCACCATGGCCACCACGCGCATGACGATGCCGTACAGGCTGTCGATGAGGCGCTTGAAGAAGTCGGCCTGCTCGCCGTCCTTGTCGCGCAGCCTGAGGTAGGCCACCCCGAGGATGGCTGAGAAGATGACGACCGCGATGGTGGACGTGGAGCGCATGCCCGCGAGGTCGGCGAAGGGGTTCGTGGGGATGAACGAGAGGATCTCTTGAGGAAGCGTAAGGTCGCTCACCTGCCCTTGCTGGGAGGCGAGCGCGGACAGCTCCGAGGCGTCGGGCGTCGCGCCGTCGAGGAAGCCCGCATGTGTGAGGCCGGTCAGCACCGTCGCGCCCCACCCTACGACGGCGGCGACGGTCACCGTCCCCAGCAGCACGGCCAGCACGACCGCAGCGATGCGCCCGAAGTGCTCGGTGACCTCCGCGCGCGTGAACGCCCCGAGGATGGCCACGAACACGAGCGGCATGACGAGCATCTTGAGCAGGCCGATATAGCCCTGCCCCACGATGGAAATCCAGTCGAGCACCGTCGTCGTGACGTCTCCGTTGCGGCCGAGCAGCATTTGGATGCCCAGGCCCAGCACGATGCCCAACCCGAGGGCGGAGAACACCCGCACGGTGAAGCTCAGGCCTTTCGAGCGCATGGCCTTGAGCATGACGAGCATGACGACGAACACCGCCAGAGCGCCGACGGTCGGCAGCACGACATCCATCGACATAGGCTCGCCTCTCCTTTTCATACAACGTAAAAGAAGAGTATAGGATGCGAGGAAGCGAACCCGCGCCTCCGTCGCCAACGCGAAGGAAGGGCGTCACCGTACGGTGAGATGGAGGGGTTCCGAGTCGACCTGCTGCGCGGGGGGGGCGCCCCAGCCTCTGCCTCCCTACCCCAGCAGCTCGCCTCGCACGATCACGTGCTTCACGTTGAGATCTTCGTCCAGCACGACGGCGTCGGCGATCTTGCCGACCTCGATGCTGCCGCGCTCGCCATCCAAGCCGAGCGCGCGGGCCGGGTTGGCGCTGGCCGCCCTCACGGCTGCATCGAGCGGGATGCCCATGTCGCGCACCGCCACGCGCACGCACGCCATGAGGTCGGTGGCCGAGCCGGCGATGGTGCCGTCGTGCAGCGTCGCGCGGTTGCCGCGCACCGTGACGTCCTGGCCGCCCAGCGAGTACTCGCCGTCATCGAGCCCCGTCGCCATCATCGAGTCGCTGATGAGGATAATGCGCTCGCTGCCGAACGCCGCGAACAGCAGCCGCACCATGGACGGATGGATGTGCACGCCGTCGGCGATAAGCTCGGGTGTCACCTCGGGATGGTCGAACGCGGCGCCGATGGGGCCGGGCTTGCGATGATGCAACGGCGGCATGGCGTTGCACAGGTGCGTCATCTGCCGCGCGCCGGCCTTGATGGCCGCGCACGACGTATCGTAGTCGGCCTGCGTATGCGCGATGGACACGCGCACCCCAGGCGCCACCGAGCGGATGAAGTCGAGTGCCCCGTCCACTTCGGGCGCCACGTCCACGAGTTTGATGAGGTCGCCCGATCGCTCCTGCAAGCGGCGGAACATCGCCTCGTCGGGCAGGTGGAGGTAAGCCGGGTTCTGCGCTCCGATGTTGTCGGGCGAGATGTAGGGCCCCTCCATGTTGATGCCCACGAGCGCCGCCCCGTCGCGCTTTGCCTCGTAGGAGGCCGCCGCGTCCATGATGGGGCCGAGCACGTCCTCGGGATAGGTCATCGTGGCCGGGCAGATGGCCGTGACGCCGCACGACGCCTCATGCCGAGCGATGGCGTCGATCGCCTCCTCGGTGCCGTCGCAGAAATCGTATCCCACGCACCCGTGGAAGTGCAGGTCGATGAGGCCGGGTATGACGTAGCATCCCGCGGCGTCGATCACGGCTTCGTCGGCGCGCGTTGCCGCGCCTCGCGGCTCGACGGCCGCGAAGCGTTCGCCTTCGATCGCGATATCAGCGGAGACGAACCCCGCGTCCGTCAGAACCGAACCGCCCGTTACTTGCACAGCGCGCCCGCTGCCGGATCGACGATGACGGTGGCGTTGGGGTGGAACTGCAGGATGGACGCCGGCACCTCGGGCGTCACCGGGCCGAAGAACGCCTGCTTCACGATCTCCGCCTTATGGGATCCCTCCACCACGACGAGC encodes:
- a CDS encoding L-cystine transporter, giving the protein MSMDVVLPTVGALAVFVVMLVMLKAMRSKGLSFTVRVFSALGLGIVLGLGIQMLLGRNGDVTTTVLDWISIVGQGYIGLLKMLVMPLVFVAILGAFTRAEVTEHFGRIAAVVLAVLLGTVTVAAVVGWGATVLTGLTHAGFLDGATPDASELSALASQQGQVSDLTLPQEILSFIPTNPFADLAGMRSTSTIAVVIFSAILGVAYLRLRDKDGEQADFFKRLIDSLYGIVMRVVAMVLGLTPYGILALIAKVMATSDYQAILGLGKFVLVSYGALLTVLGVHCLVLLANRVNPVTYFKKVFPVLSFAFVSRSSAGALPLNIETQHRALGVDGASANLAASFGMSIGQNGCAGVYPAMLATIVAPTVGIDVLSPAFFVPLIAVVAISSFGVAGVGGGATFASLIVLGTMGLPIEVVAVLASVEPLIDMGRTALNVNDSLVAGITASHVTGNFDRAVLHDPEARVAADAHVN
- the nagA gene encoding N-acetylglucosamine-6-phosphate deacetylase, translated to MQVTGGSVLTDAGFVSADIAIEGERFAAVEPRGAATRADEAVIDAAGCYVIPGLIDLHFHGCVGYDFCDGTEEAIDAIARHEASCGVTAICPATMTYPEDVLGPIMDAAASYEAKRDGAALVGINMEGPYISPDNIGAQNPAYLHLPDEAMFRRLQERSGDLIKLVDVAPEVDGALDFIRSVAPGVRVSIAHTQADYDTSCAAIKAGARQMTHLCNAMPPLHHRKPGPIGAAFDHPEVTPELIADGVHIHPSMVRLLFAAFGSERIILISDSMMATGLDDGEYSLGGQDVTVRGNRATLHDGTIAGSATDLMACVRVAVRDMGIPLDAAVRAASANPARALGLDGERGSIEVGKIADAVVLDEDLNVKHVIVRGELLG